In a genomic window of Diabrotica undecimpunctata isolate CICGRU chromosome 2, icDiaUnde3, whole genome shotgun sequence:
- the LOC140434256 gene encoding uncharacterized protein isoform X2, producing the protein MDKKQFTSILFCILVGSTLGHDYQRAKYFAPQSSSKISHLTKRAADDKTCHLDCTGGPDKPSGDFEFYFNATTHLVAVVNVKARVAWIFDINANISLLVNGNNGGGIVLDITTGNGIYIESSDNPHLWTAGKSFEDYFSSLVSLKGLLELNIGVKFNTKTLSKPQSTAIGQLVIKLSINLDLSHDNSAGLNLLLRIGQKFQNLHSGSLNGLSKIVSGTVAHLTGDIEFLITVLEGLSIIVEKLGGISALIKAGVTLDLNGILGADNGIEALINIILSLGGKIDLAPLASLLNDVESLLAVILQLGGGLITGVTGVVKVLVAVLGLISKKLDLKDLLQTLIEFSAAKGKGVTIEIKVYLNALLNVLKQLNLGELLSGLVSTLEKILGGTLIILGVNIGAILDLLISVEMLKLNLIVRVLLLLASVVKTVVSLPALLIHLIGLLTSTVGITLLFTLGLVKNILSVGDIIKEISKGKLKIIGSLLNPDVTVLLRNIPIVGNIYIEVNVAVKDASGGKEDLSSSLKSDHSFLLQVVVWVKGLLGIDGVTTPKVETTTASSGGLSGIIGKVVGGIFGDHKGSGGGQGGGQGGGSGNGNGNGDGGISITIGGGSKTGGSGSGSGSGSGSGSGSGSGSGSGTESSTEHGGSTEKSNGQGGGSGNGGGSGSGSGGWGGSWGGSWGGNGGGSNSGSGSGSGSGSGSGSGSGSGNGNNGGGIGISIGGGGKTGGSGSGSGSGSGSGSGSGTGSGTEGSTEHAGSTEKSNGQGGGSGNGGGSGSGSGSGGWGGSWGGSWGGNGGGSGSGSGSGKGNNGGDIGISIGGGSKTGGSGSGSGSGSVTESSTGHDGSTEKSNGQGGGSGSGGGTGSGSGSGSGSGSGSGSGSGSGSGSGGWSGSWGGSWGGKGGVSDGGSGGESGSGSGSGNGGGNGGGNGGGNGGGSGSVSGGGSGDGSGSGSGSGSGSTGGGGNGSGSGKGGIGWGWGGNFGGGSSSTGGGTGSGSGTGSGSGQLVGGGGIGVGVQGGATGSGWKWGYKHHEGPKKHHERHHKAHQQQ; encoded by the exons ATTACCAACGGGCAAAATATTTTGCGCCCCAATCAAGTTCTAAAATCTCTCATCTTACTAAACGAGCTGCCGACGACAAGACCTGCCATTTAGATTGTACAGGAGGACCTGATAAACCTTCAGGAGATTTCGAATTCTATTTTAACGCAACAACACATTTAGTGGCCGTCGTCAATGTAAAAGCTAGAGTAGCTTGGATTTTCGATATCAATGCAAATATATCACTGTTAGTAAACGGTAACAATGGGGGAGGTATTGTCCTTGATATTACGACTGGTAACGGAATATACATCGAATCCAGTGATAATCCTCACCTTTGGACTGCCGGTAAATCGTTCGAAGACTACTTTTCAAGTCTAGTTTCCTTGAAAGGACTGCTGGAATTAAATATTGGAGTtaaatttaatacaaaaacacTTAGTAAACCTCAATCAACAGCAATTGGGCAACTTGTTATCAAATTGTCTATAAATCTAGACTTAAGTCATGATAATAGTGCTGGTCTCAATCTACTATTAAGAATTGGGCAGAAATTCCAAAATTTACATTCAGGAAGTCTAAATGGCCTATCGAAAATAGTTTCTGGAACTGTAGCTCATTTAACAggagatattgaatttttaattaCTGTTCTGGAAGGTTTATCTATTATTGTGGAAAAACTTGGTGGTATATCTGCTTTAATCAAGGCTGGCGTGACATTAGATCTAAACGGAATTCTAGGTGCAGATAACGGTATCGAAGCTCTTATTAATATCATTCTTTCTTTAGGAGGTAAAATTGATCTGGCACCCTTGGCAAGTCTTCTTAATGACGTAGAGTCTCTTTTGGCAGTAATTTTACAATTAGGAGGAGGTTTAATAACAGGAGTTACTGGTGTTGTAAAAGTACTAGTTGCAGTTCTGGGACTAATTTCAAAGAAACTTGATCTTAAAGATCTTTTGCAAACACTTATTGAATTTTCTGCTGCCAAAGGCAAAGGTGTAACCATAGAGATTAAGGTATATCTTAATGCCTTATTGAACGTCTTAAAACAACTAAATCTTGGAGAACTATTATCTGGACTCGTTTCAACATTGGAGAAAATTCTAGGTGGAACGTTGATAATACTTGGTGTCAACATTGGGGCAATATTGGACCTTTTAATATCCGTAGAAATGTTAAAACTTAACCTAATCGTAAGAGTATTATTGCTGCTTGCATCAGTTGTAAAAACTGTAGTATCACTTCCGGCTCTTCTCATTCATCTAATAGGACTCTTAACCTCAACAGTTGGAATAACTCTTCTGTTCACTCTTGGACTCGTCAAAAACATTTTGTCAGTAGGAGACATTATTAAGGAAATCTCCAAGGGCAAATTGAAAATTATCGGAAGTTTATTAAATCCAGATGTAACTGTACTACTTCGCAATATTCCTATCGTTGGAAATATATATATTGAAGTTAATGTTGCCGTTAAAGATGCTAGCGGTGGCAAAGAGGACTTGTCATCATCACTAAAATCTGATCATAGCTTCTTACTTCAAGTTGTAGTTTGGGTTAAGGGATTACTAGGCATCGATGGAGTTACCACACCTAAAGTTGAAACTACGACTGCTTCTTCTGGAGGCTTGTCTGGAATAATTGGAAAAGTAGTTGGTGGAATCTTTGGCGACCA taAGGGATCAGGAGGTGGACAAGGAGGTGGACAAGGAGGTGGTAGCGGAAACGGAAATGGAAATGGAGATGGCGGTATAAGCATCACCATTGGTG GTGGTAGCAAGACAGGCGGTAGCGGCAGCGGAAGCGGTAGTGGTAGTGGAAGCGGAAGTGGTAGTGGAAGTGGAAGCGGAAGCGGAACTGAAAGCAGCACTGAACATGGCGGAAGCACTGAAAAGAGTAATGGACAAG gtGGTGGCAGCGGAAATGGAGGCGGCAGTGGAAGCGGAAGCGGAGGTTGGGGCGGAAGTTGGGGCGGAAGTTGGGGTGGAAACGGAGGCGGAAGTAATAGCGGAAGCGGAAGCGGAAGTGGCAGCGGAAGTGGAAGCGGAAGTGGAAGCGGAAGTGGAAACGGAAACAACGGTGGAGGCATTGGAATAAGTATTGGAG GTGGTGGCAAGACAGGTGGTAGCGGCAGCGGAAGCGGTAGTGGTAGTGGAAGCGGAAGTGGTAGTGGAACTGGAAGCGGAACTGAAGGCAGTACTGAACATGCCGGAAGCACTGAAAAGAGTAATGGACAAG gtGGTGGTAGCGGAAATGGAGGCGGCAGTGGAAGCGGAAGCGGAAGCGGAGGTTGGGGCGGAAGTTGGGGCGGAAGTTGGGGTGGAAACGGAGGCGGAAGTGGTAGCGGAAGCGGAAGTGGAAAAGGAAACAACGGTGGAGACATTGGAATAAGTATTGGAG GTGGTAGTAAAACAGGTGGTAGTGGAAGTGGAAGTGGAAGCGGAAGCGTAACTGAAAGCAGCACTGGTCATGACGGAAGTACTGAAAAGAGTAATGGACAAG gCGGCGGAAGTGGAAGCGGCGGTGGAACCGGAAGTGGAAGCGGAAGTGGAAGCGGAAGTGGAAGCGGAAGTGGAAGCGGAAGTGGAAGCGGAAGTGGAAGCGGAGGTTGGAGCGGAAGTTGGGGTGGAAGTTGGGGCGGAAAAGGAGGCGTAAGCGATGGCGGAAGCGGAGGCGAAAGCGGAAGTGGAAGTGGAAGCGGAAACGGAGGTGGAAACGGAGGTGGAAACGGAGGTGGAAACGGAGGTGGAAGCGGAAGTGTAAGTGGAGGTGGAAGCGGTGATGGAAGCGGAAGTGGAAGCGGAAGTGGAAGTGGAAGCACTGGAG GTGGCGGAAACGGATCTGGTAGCGGAAAAGGTGGAATTGGTTGGGGCTGGGGCGGTAATTTCG GTGGTGGCAGTAGTTCAACCGGCGGTGGCACTGGAAGTGGATCCGGAACTGGAAGTGGAAGCG GCCAGTTGGTTGGTGGTGGAGGAATTGGCGTGGGTGTACAAG GAGGTGCTACTGGTAGCGGCTGGAAATGGGGTTACAAACACCACGAAG GGCCCAAAAAGCACCACGAAAGACACCACAAAGCTCATCAACAACAATAA